In Thermococcus sp. MV5, the genomic window GGGAGTTGGTATCCTTTTTGCTTCCCCATAAACAGTTGAGGAGGAAGTAAAGGCCAATGCTTTTACCTTTTCTTTTCTCATTGCCTCAAGGAGGTTGTAGGTTATGAGAACGTTGGTCCCATACAAAAGTTCTGGAGCTTGGGATCCAATCCTTACTTCAGGATTTGCAGCAAGATGAAAAACGACATCCACTCCTTTCACGGCTTCCTCACAAACGTCTTTCCTTCTCATGTCGCCCTGCATGAATTCAAAGCGCTCATGGCCAATCCACTGTTTGAGGTTTTCCAGGCTTCCAGCGCTTAAATCGTCGAGAACCCTCACTTCGTACCCATCTTCCATAAGTCTATCGACAAGATGGGAACCTATAAATCCAGCACCGCCAGTAACTAGGAACTTCATTTGAACCACCCTTTCTGCTTGGAAAAATTTACTCTTAAACTTTAGGGAAAGTTTTTTGTATTTTGCGCTTAAACTTTAATACATGAGGATATACACCCTGCCGCCAGAGGAAAAGAAAAGGGTAAAGCAAAAAATTAAGGATGCACTGATCAAAAGGGGGGAGATCATCTTTGCCTATCTTCATGGGTCGTTCATTGAAGATCGTCCATTCAGGGACATCGATGTTGCCTTATATGTTAACGGAGATTATGATCTAACTTATGAGCTCGAGATGGAGGATGAGCTAACACGACTTGTGGGATTTCCAGTCGATGTTAGAATTATTAACAATGCCCCGGTGACATTTAGGTTCAAAGTTCTTGGAGGAGACCTTCTTTTTAGCAAAGATGAGAAGAGTAGGTGTGAATTTGAGGAGAGAACTTTAAGGGAATACCACGACTATGATTATTATCTAAAAATCTACAGGAGGGAGGTCTTTGGATTACGATAAAGAGAAAATAATGAAGCTCATGCTGGAAGCGGAGAAATCTATTCAGACATTAAGGGAGCTTTCAAACATTCCAGAGGAGGATTTTATGAAAAATAAACACTACATCTCAAGTGCTAAGTATAATCTACTAGTTGCTATTGAAGCGTGCATTGATATCTCATACCATATAATTTCTAAAAATCGCATGAGGCTTCCCCAGGATTATGCAGACTCTTTTAGAGTATTGGTAGAGAATAACCTTATCGAGGAGGATTTGGGTAAACGTTTAATGTTAATGGCCCGATTTAGAAACCGTCTCGTACACATATACTGGGATGTTGATGATAAAATGATTTACCACTATATTAAAGAGAACATTATTGATATTGAAGAATTCTTAAAGAGGATACGTGAAATTCTACTTGATTATAGGGGGGATAAATAATGAAAGTTTTAATAATGGCTGGCGGCTATGCCACTCGTTTGTGGCCGATCACAAAGGGTAAACCAAAACCCCTTTTGCCTGTGGGAAATAAATATATTATCGATTACATTCTTGAGAAGACTAAGGATCTTGGTTTGGAAGTTCATGTATCCACCAATAAGTTCTTTGAGAGGCATTTCAAGAGTTGGGCCGAAAAAAACAACATTGGGCTTATTGTAGAGGAAACCATAAGTGAAGAGGAAAAGCTGGGGACTATTGGAGCTATTAAATATGCAGTCTCAGAACTTGGCGTTGACGATTACCTTAT contains:
- a CDS encoding nucleotidyltransferase domain-containing protein; the encoded protein is MRIYTLPPEEKKRVKQKIKDALIKRGEIIFAYLHGSFIEDRPFRDIDVALYVNGDYDLTYELEMEDELTRLVGFPVDVRIINNAPVTFRFKVLGGDLLFSKDEKSRCEFEERTLREYHDYDYYLKIYRREVFGLR
- a CDS encoding DUF86 domain-containing protein; its protein translation is MDYDKEKIMKLMLEAEKSIQTLRELSNIPEEDFMKNKHYISSAKYNLLVAIEACIDISYHIISKNRMRLPQDYADSFRVLVENNLIEEDLGKRLMLMARFRNRLVHIYWDVDDKMIYHYIKENIIDIEEFLKRIREILLDYRGDK